GGCGATATCCCGGGCCAGTCGGTTGTGTTCGCGCAGGAAGAGTGTGTTGAGCGCGCTGTAGAAGATCGTCGAATTGGCGCGTTCAAGACCCCCTGCGAACAACTGCTTGCGGCGTTGCGGCGTGTCGAAAACGCCCGTCAGTACGGGGTGCCTGTAGCCTCCGGTAACCGGGTTGACGTAGCTCAGCCCCAGGAAGTCGTCGGCCACGCGAAGCCCGTCCTTGTCGAACAGCCGGCTGGGAAACTCGCCGTCAATCCCAGGCGTGGAACGCAGCTGGCCCCCGCGGCCCAGACGCAGCAGCTGCGTGTCGGCCTCGCTCAGACCATAGATCTGGCAGAGATCGATCTCGTGGTTCGAGGTGTTCTTGCGGTAGTCGTCCGGGTCTGTCCGCAGGAAGCTGTCGGTGAACCACTGGGCGAAGAAGCAGAACAGGGCCGAGCTCTGCGGGCACGGTATCATCTGCGGGCCGCGGATGAACAACGGCCGCACGGCCTCGATCGCCGGCAGGTTGGCGGTGAAGGCCGCATCGGCCTCCGGCAGGTGGCGGCCGGAGTAGCTGCGGTCGACCAGACCGGGCCAGGAGATGTAGTTCGCTGAGACGCCGGCGTCGGGCGAGGCCAGTGGCGGCGCGCCTGGCTGGCCGCGCGGCCCCCAGAGTGAAAAGGGCAACGGTCGGGGGGCGGAGGACGACGACACCATGTTGATGACGAAGTCGTTGATGAAGCGCTTGATCCACGGAACCTTGATCAGGACGCCGAGGATCCATGTCAGCCAGCTCTTGCTGGTGACGGCTGTACGAACAGACTGCCGGCCAAGAGTCGTGTGCGTGCGACCGGTCGGGTTCACCACCAGCCTTCCTCCCCGACCGGCGCGCGGAGGTTGGCGGCGACCACCTCCTCAAGCCCGGCCATATCCAGAAATTCGATCCGTCGCCGGCCGCTCTTGATAATCTTGCGATCCGCCAAGACCTTCAACTCGCGCGTGACGGCCTCGCGGTGCGTGCCGATGCGGTTGGCGAGCTCGGCGTGGGTTGGGGCGGGCTGGTCCTCCGACCCGCGCGATCGGGCGATGCGGATCAACTCGCAGTGCAACCGTGCGCGGACGTTCAGCGCGCTGAGTTCGAAAACCCGGTCGGTCAGACTGCGAACCTGCGAGGTCAGCCGTCGAACCAGCCAGCCGGCTGCGGCCACGTTGTCGCGCACGAGGGCCTGGAAGACGGACTGGGAAATCGCCAGCAGCCGCGCGTCCGTCAGGGCGACGACGCCGACCGAGCGGGTCTCACCGTCGATGGCGGATAGTTCGCCGAACAGCTGGCCCTCGGTGAGCTCCCGCAGAGAGACCTCCCGGCCGTCGCTGGCGTAGAGCAGGACGTTCAGGCGGCCTTCGCGCACCAGGAACACTTCCGTAGAGGTTTCACCGCGCGCCAGGACGAACTGGCCCTTGCGCACGCGCATCGTTCTCGCGCGCGCGATGAGGTCGCGCTGCGCGTCCTGATCAAGCACATCGAGCAGCCCAGGCCGCCCCTTGTCCGACATCTTTAAGCCCGTCCCTCGCATTAACCCCTGGCCGCCGGCTGGCTAAACTGCCGGTTGTCGGCCTGGATGGTCAAGCTTGCCGTAGTATACTCCCGCCGCATCCTGCGGTTGTGTGCGGAATCTCACCCAGGCGGGGTGACACCCGCGACCGATGCGCGCGCGCCATGAGCGCATGGTGCTGTCGTTGGCGCCGTCGCGAAGGCCGCGCGGCGCGGCGGGGTTCCAAGATGCTGCATAGCGATCCAAAGCACTTGCGCGATTGCGTGGGGTTGGCGCCGTGGCTGGCCAAGCGCCTTGCCGGGTTCGGCTTCTTCGATTCGGCCCAGTTGCTGGGCGCCGTCGCCGTCGAAGGGATGGAAGACCGGCTTGCTGAGGGTCTTGGCGTCGATCGGGGGGCGCTGGCCGAAGCGATCGCGGCGACGCGGCGTGAGGCGGATTGGGATGCTTTCAACCCTGCCAATGTCCCCTGCGAGGAACGCAGCTTCGGCGCCCGCGCCCCAACGCCGGCCGCAGAGGCCGAGATCGACGCCCTGCAGACCCCGCTGCAGGCGCCGGCGGTGGTTCCTCCCGCGGTCAATCGAATCGCCGAGTTGCCAGCTCTCTGCGGCCATGCCCAGAACTCTGCGTCGATCGCAGTAGCGGTCTCCACAGTCTACGCGCACCACTGCAGTCGCAACGGCGACGCCGAGCCCCTTTCCGACCAACTGATCCGGCGCCACGCGATGCGCGTCGAAGATGGGGATTCCGGTCAATTGCGGGCGCTGCAGACTCTGGTCGGCGCATCTGCGCGTTGCGCGCCGTTGGTCCTGGCGGCCAACGACGTTCGCGGCGCGAAAAACGCCCTGGCTAGCGGTCGGCTGATGTCGGTCACCATTCCGGTCTATGCAAGCTGGGCTCGGAACGAGGGCGTCCGCCAGACGGGACGGATCACGATGCGCCTGGGCGAGGAGCCGGTGATCGGCGGCCAGGCTCTTTGCATCGTCGGCTACCAGGACAAGGCGGACTATCCGGGCGGGGGCTACTTCGTGGTCCGCAACAGCCTGGGTCCCAATTGGGCTTACGCCTCGCCGTTTGGTCCAGGCTACGGGACCATCCCCTACGCCTACATCGCCCGCGAAGGCTGGGAACTCGCCGGCGTCGCCTGACCGTTCCTCACCACTTTCAAAGATTTGCGGACGCAGGGTCGTCCGACCGGGGCAAAGACCATGTTGCATCAGGACATCACCGCCGAACCGACCACCTTCAAGCGGCACCGCTATCCCGCCGATGTGATCCGCTATGCTGTGGGGCTCTACATAAGGCGCGGCTTCAGCTTGAAGGACGTTGAAGAGCGGATGCGCGAACGCGGTGTCGAAGTCTCTTCCGAAGCGATCCGCGGCTGGACCATCAAGTTCGCCGAGCAGATGGAGCGGGCCAGGCCGGCGCCCCGCAGCTTCGCCTCGTCTGAGCCGCGCTGGCGTTTCGATGAGATGGTCTGCACCGTGGCGGGCCGCCGGATGTACCTCTGGCGTGCGGTCGCCCAGGACGGCCAGGTGTTGGATCTCGTCTTGCAGGTCCGGCGCGACGCCTGGTCGGCGTTGGTGCAGCTGAAGCGGCTTCTGGGTCAGGGGTACATGGACGCCTAAGCCGGCCTCGCGGTCACCAGCGGCGTCAGCCAGCGATGGGATCCGCCAGCGCCTCATCGACGGCGCGGCGCAGGGTCGCCTCGGTGAAAGGTTTGTAGAGGACTGGCATGTCCTTGGGCGCGGCCTCCACATCGAAGTAGCCGGTCAGCAGGATAACCGGCAGGCCAGGGCGAAGGGCGCGCGCACGGAGCGCAAGGTCGACCCCATTCATGCCGGGCATGGCGAAGTCGACCAGCACGAGATCCAGATCGTCACGCGCCTGCAGGATCTCCAGGGCGCGATCGGGCCCTTCAGCCTCCACGACGGCGTGGCCGAGATCGTTCAGGAAAGACGCGGTCACCCCGCGCACCGCCGGCTCGTCATCGACCACGAGGACGCAGGCCCGCGTTGAACCTCTCGCGTCTTGCGCGCCGGTCTCGGCGGCGTCGCCGGCGAGCGGGTCTGCGCATCGGGGCAGATAGAGGGAGATGGTCGAACCGGCGCCCGGCTCGCTGTCGATGGTCAGAGCGCCGCCGGAGCGCTGGGCGAAGCCGTAGACCATGGGCAGGCCAAGGCCGGTGCCCTTGCCGACGGGCTTAGTTGTAAAGAATGGTTCGAGGACGCGGGCCATGACCTCGGGCGTCATGCCCTCGCCGGTGTCGCCGACGCTCAAGACCACATAGTCGCCAGGCGTTACGTCGAGGGGCGGCTGTGGATCGATGAGGGTCAGGTTGCGGGCCGTCAGGGTGATCACGCCGCCGCCAGGCATGGCGTCACGCGCGTTGATCGCCAGGTTCAGCAGGGCGAGCTCAAGCTGGTCGGCCTCGATAGCCGTGGGCCAGAGGTCGTCGTCGATCCGCCAGTCGGTGGCCACCGAGGCGCCCAAGGTGCGCACGACAAGGTCCTGCGCGCCGTCCATCAACTCGCCGATGCGCACCACCGACGGCCGGCTGTCGGTCTGGCGGCTGAACCCTAGCAGGCGCTGGGTCAGCGCTGCGCCCTTCTGGGCGGCGAGGGTCGCGTTATCCAGGTAACGGCGGACGGCCTCTTCATCGTGAAGCTTGCGCGCCGCGAGTTCCAGGCCGCCGAGGATCGCGGTGAGCAGGTTGTTGAAATCGTGGGCGACGCCTCCGGCCAAGGTCCCCAGCGCCCGCAGCTTGTCCGATTGACGCAATTGCTGCTCGGCCAGCCGTTGCTCGGTGATGTCGTGTTCGACGATCGCGACATGGGTCGGCGTGGCCGTCGGCCCGATCGGCACGGCGGTGAACTGGGTCCAGCGCGGCGCCGGGCCCTCGGTCTCGACCACCACCTGGACGGTGCGCCCTTCGCTCAGCGCGATGGTCTCGGCCTCGCCGGGCGCCGCGCCGGTCACCTGCTGTTCGCGCAGGCCAAGCGCCATCTCGCGGACCACGCCCATCGCTTGCGCCTTCGCGTCGTTCAACTGGACGAACCGGCCGTCAGCGTCTTTGAAGGCGACGGCGGCGGGCAGGCTTTCCATCAGGCCCCGTAACAGCGCCTGTTCACGCGCCAGGGCGGCCCGCAAAGTGCGCCGCTCGACCGCCGAGGCGATCATGGCGGTCAGGCCCTTGGGCTCCCACGGCTTGGCGGCGTAGCCGACGATGCCGCCCTGGTTCAGGGCGGCGGTCACTGCGCTCAGGTCTGCGTAGCCCGTCAGCAGGATGGCGTCGGCGTCCGTAAGCGTGCGCGCCTGGGCCAGGAAGACGTCGCCCGTCATTTGCGGCATGCGCTGGTCCGACACGATCACGTCGATCGCCGCGCCGGCGGCCAGGAAGGCCAGGGCCTCTGGCGGCGAGGTGAAGGTCGAGATCTCGTAGGTGTCTTCCAGCAGATCCGTCAGCGCGACCAAGATGTCCGGCTCGTCGTCCACTAACAGAAGATGCGCGCGCTGCGGCGTCCCGGTCATAGGGAACGCCCGACAGGCAGCATCAAGGAGAAGCGCGCGCCGCCCAGCGGGCTGTCGCCGACCAGGATCTCGCCGCCATGCGCCTTGACGACGTTATAGGCGATGGCGAGCCCCAGGCCCGTGCCTGAGCCCACTGGCTTGGTGGTGAAGAAAGGCTCGAAGATCCGTTCACGGACGTCGGCGGGAACTCCGGGACCAGAGTCATCGATGTCGATTCGATAGGTCTCGCCATCGTTCGCCGTGGCGATCCGGATCACGCCTGCGCCGTCCAGGGCGTCGGCGGCGTTGGCGACAATGTTCATCACCACCTGGTTCAACAGCGCCGGTGAGCCATGAAGCAAGCCCTTGGCCGTCATATCGCGCTGAATTTCGATGGCGCCGAGTTTGGGCTTGAGCAGCGCCAGGACGGTTTCAGCCGCATCTGCGACATCGAGGTCCTGTTTCTCGGCGTGATCCAGACGCGAAAACTTCCGCAGGTTCAAGACGAGCTCCTGGATACGCTGCAGGCCGATGCGCATTGAGGCGAGGCGGTCGCGCGCCTTGGTGAGGTCCACGGCCGGCGGCGAATCCGGCGGCAGGGCTTCGAGCGCGTTGGCGCTCAGCCGTTCAATCGTGTCCTGGTGGCCGAGGATGAAGGCCAAGGGATTGTTGATTTCGTGCGCAATGCCGGCGACGAGTTCGCCCAGCGACGCCATCTTGGCGGACTGCACCAACTGGGCCTGGGCCTCACGCAGACGGCCATTGGCGGCGGCCAGTTCATCAGCGACCGCGGCGCGGGCCTCCGCTTCGTCGACGCGTCGGTTTTCGTCGGCCAGCAGCTTGCGGCGCATCAGGGCGCGGATCCGCACCTTCAGCACATCGTCGTCATCGTCGCTGGCCACCACGCCGTCGGCGCCGGCGCCGAAGGTCGCCGCCAAATCGTTAGGCCGATCCGCGCCGGGGCCGATGACCACGATCTGGAAGCCCGCGGCGCGGGTCATGCGCAAGGCGTCCAGTCTTCGGCAAAGCTCCAATTCTGGCAGTCCGAGGCCTGAGAAGGGCGCTACGACGCAGTCGACAGCGTCGGTCGCCAGGGCCACAGCTTCGTCCAGGGTCGAGGCTGAGAGGGTCTCGTAGCCCTCGTGGGCCAACAGATGTGAGAGGCGCAGTCGCTGGGTGGCGCTGTCATGGACCACCAACAGCACGCCGGGGCGGAAAGCGTCGCCGCGTTCGGGCCGGGGCGCGACGAGCGCTGGCCGCAGCAGGGTGCGCAGGCGGGCCACCACGACATCCATGCCCGCGGCCTTCGGCACATAGGCGTCGGCGCCGCTCTCCAGGCCTTGACGCTCCAGGTCAAGCTCCCGGGCGCTGGTCAACATCAGCAGCGGCAGGGCGCGGGTCCTGCCATTGAGCCGAATCTGCCGCGACAGCTCGCGGCCATCCATGCCGGGCAGGTGGAAGTCGGCGACAAGCAGGTCCGGCACCTGCTCGTTCAGCATCTCCAGCGCCCGCTCGGCGCTGGTCGCCGTCTGCACGGTGAAGCCCTCGGCCTCCAAGACCCGCCGCAAGGCCAGCGCCTGGGTCTCGGAATCCTCGACCACAAGGATTTGCGCGCCTTCGCTCATCGCCCTGGGGTCCAGCCGGCCGCGCCGCTGGCGGCAAGGTCGAGGATACGCCCGCCGATGCGATCCAGCGGCAGGATTTCTCGCGCGCCGCCCAGACGCGCAGCGGCGCCTGGCATGCCGTTCACGACGGTGGTCGAGGGATGCTCGACAATGGTGTGACCGCCGGCCATGCGAAGTTCCAGCAAGCCTTGCGCGCCGTCTTCACCCATGCCGGTCAGAATGACGCCGACGGTCTGGGCGCCGGCTGATTTCGCGAGCGATCGCAAAAGGACATTGGCCGACGGTCGCTGGCCGGCGAAGGCCGGTTCACGGTTCAGGCGCATCACGCCGCCGGCCGCCACGGTCAGGTGATGGTCACCCGGCGCCACATAGGCCTGGCCAGCCCGCGCAACCTCGCCCTCGACCGCCAGCCCGACCTTCAGTCGGCTGAGGCCGTCAAGCCATTGGGCGAAGCCCTCCATGAAGGCCGGACCCATGTGCTGCACGATGAACACCGGCGCGGGAAAGTCGGCCGGCAGCGCGTCTAGCACGCGGGCCAGCGCCGGCGGGCCTCCGGTCGACGCGGCGAGCGCTAAGTAACCGAGGCCGGCGAACGGCCGGGCCGCATGGATCGGCAAGGGCGGTGAGGCGGCTGGACGGCCGCCGATCTCGCGGCGGCGGATCACGGGGACGCTGCTCATGATGAAAAGCTGGGTGCAGATATCCTGAGCGACGCGCTCATAATCCCCGCTGCCCAACCCCACCGGCTTTTCAACCACGCTCAGGGCGCCCGCCCGCAGGGCGTTCATGGAGATCTTGAGGGAGGCGTCCTCCACAGCGTCTGCGACCACCACCACGGGCGTCGGGTGCTCGCCCATGATGCGGCGGGTCGTTTCCA
This is a stretch of genomic DNA from Phenylobacterium immobile (ATCC 35973). It encodes these proteins:
- the cheB gene encoding chemotaxis-specific protein-glutamate methyltransferase CheB; the protein is MATRVRVMIVEDSPVVRQLLAHIIGRDSRFTVAAAVASGEEALSELGRVRPDVISMDIRLPGIDGLETTRRIMGEHPTPVVVVADAVEDASLKISMNALRAGALSVVEKPVGLGSGDYERVAQDICTQLFIMSSVPVIRRREIGGRPAASPPLPIHAARPFAGLGYLALAASTGGPPALARVLDALPADFPAPVFIVQHMGPAFMEGFAQWLDGLSRLKVGLAVEGEVARAGQAYVAPGDHHLTVAAGGVMRLNREPAFAGQRPSANVLLRSLAKSAGAQTVGVILTGMGEDGAQGLLELRMAGGHTIVEHPSTTVVNGMPGAAARLGGAREILPLDRIGGRILDLAASGAAGWTPGR
- a CDS encoding response regulator, with the translated sequence MSEGAQILVVEDSETQALALRRVLEAEGFTVQTATSAERALEMLNEQVPDLLVADFHLPGMDGRELSRQIRLNGRTRALPLLMLTSARELDLERQGLESGADAYVPKAAGMDVVVARLRTLLRPALVAPRPERGDAFRPGVLLVVHDSATQRLRLSHLLAHEGYETLSASTLDEAVALATDAVDCVVAPFSGLGLPELELCRRLDALRMTRAAGFQIVVIGPGADRPNDLAATFGAGADGVVASDDDDDVLKVRIRALMRRKLLADENRRVDEAEARAAVADELAAANGRLREAQAQLVQSAKMASLGELVAGIAHEINNPLAFILGHQDTIERLSANALEALPPDSPPAVDLTKARDRLASMRIGLQRIQELVLNLRKFSRLDHAEKQDLDVADAAETVLALLKPKLGAIEIQRDMTAKGLLHGSPALLNQVVMNIVANAADALDGAGVIRIATANDGETYRIDIDDSGPGVPADVRERIFEPFFTTKPVGSGTGLGLAIAYNVVKAHGGEILVGDSPLGGARFSLMLPVGRSL
- a CDS encoding DDE-type integrase/transposase/recombinase; protein product: MLHQDITAEPTTFKRHRYPADVIRYAVGLYIRRGFSLKDVEERMRERGVEVSSEAIRGWTIKFAEQMERARPAPRSFASSEPRWRFDEMVCTVAGRRMYLWRAVAQDGQVLDLVLQVRRDAWSALVQLKRLLGQGYMDA
- a CDS encoding peroxidase family protein, translating into MVNPTGRTHTTLGRQSVRTAVTSKSWLTWILGVLIKVPWIKRFINDFVINMVSSSSAPRPLPFSLWGPRGQPGAPPLASPDAGVSANYISWPGLVDRSYSGRHLPEADAAFTANLPAIEAVRPLFIRGPQMIPCPQSSALFCFFAQWFTDSFLRTDPDDYRKNTSNHEIDLCQIYGLSEADTQLLRLGRGGQLRSTPGIDGEFPSRLFDKDGLRVADDFLGLSYVNPVTGGYRHPVLTGVFDTPQRRKQLFAGGLERANSTIFYSALNTLFLREHNRLARDIAQAHPNFDDDRLFETARNTTMVVLLKLIIEDYINLLSAAPIKFFVDVGKAEKRNWYRTNRISAEFNLLYRWHSLTPDLVTVDGEALSGEQFRFNNEFLQRAGVASVLSDGALQPAGKIGLKNTPPFLVDADVAAIQKSRGWKLRGYNDYRQAFGLPRLSTTLELTRDAGLAQQLDNLYGDVDGIEMMVGLLAEARAPGAPLGELMRLMVGSDAFTQALTNPLLASHVFGEQAFTSVGMAAIEATSTFDDVGQRNLRLNGRTLSFHHP
- a CDS encoding response regulator, with the protein product MTGTPQRAHLLLVDDEPDILVALTDLLEDTYEISTFTSPPEALAFLAAGAAIDVIVSDQRMPQMTGDVFLAQARTLTDADAILLTGYADLSAVTAALNQGGIVGYAAKPWEPKGLTAMIASAVERRTLRAALAREQALLRGLMESLPAAVAFKDADGRFVQLNDAKAQAMGVVREMALGLREQQVTGAAPGEAETIALSEGRTVQVVVETEGPAPRWTQFTAVPIGPTATPTHVAIVEHDITEQRLAEQQLRQSDKLRALGTLAGGVAHDFNNLLTAILGGLELAARKLHDEEAVRRYLDNATLAAQKGAALTQRLLGFSRQTDSRPSVVRIGELMDGAQDLVVRTLGASVATDWRIDDDLWPTAIEADQLELALLNLAINARDAMPGGGVITLTARNLTLIDPQPPLDVTPGDYVVLSVGDTGEGMTPEVMARVLEPFFTTKPVGKGTGLGLPMVYGFAQRSGGALTIDSEPGAGSTISLYLPRCADPLAGDAAETGAQDARGSTRACVLVVDDEPAVRGVTASFLNDLGHAVVEAEGPDRALEILQARDDLDLVLVDFAMPGMNGVDLALRARALRPGLPVILLTGYFDVEAAPKDMPVLYKPFTEATLRRAVDEALADPIAG
- a CDS encoding Crp/Fnr family transcriptional regulator; translated protein: MSDKGRPGLLDVLDQDAQRDLIARARTMRVRKGQFVLARGETSTEVFLVREGRLNVLLYASDGREVSLRELTEGQLFGELSAIDGETRSVGVVALTDARLLAISQSVFQALVRDNVAAAGWLVRRLTSQVRSLTDRVFELSALNVRARLHCELIRIARSRGSEDQPAPTHAELANRIGTHREAVTRELKVLADRKIIKSGRRRIEFLDMAGLEEVVAANLRAPVGEEGWW